One Candidatus Methylacidithermus pantelleriae genomic window carries:
- a CDS encoding RNA polymerase sigma factor, translating into MNLSERALARPHDPLVSLHFVPSKQALGKTDLDWACMARLAQGDKRALDELMSRWQRPVFGFLLRLVGNQEDALDLAQETFVRLYRARQTYRPSAPFSTYLFSIAANLARNFLRWKRRHKSYVCPGKEPNMGSSSVEEIIDETPSPREQLHHNEREKAIRDAVLALPPAMRVVLVLFEYEDLSYQQIAQILGMSTKGVECRLYRARHILKRKLRTFLEEKEGS; encoded by the coding sequence ATGAATCTCTCTGAACGAGCCCTCGCTAGACCGCACGACCCTCTGGTTTCCCTTCATTTTGTACCCTCCAAGCAAGCCCTTGGGAAAACTGACCTTGACTGGGCCTGTATGGCGCGACTAGCGCAAGGGGACAAACGAGCTTTGGACGAGCTCATGTCACGGTGGCAACGCCCGGTCTTTGGGTTTCTCCTCCGGCTGGTCGGTAACCAAGAGGATGCCTTAGACCTTGCACAAGAAACCTTTGTTCGTCTTTATCGGGCAAGGCAAACGTACCGACCCTCCGCCCCGTTTTCCACTTACCTCTTTTCGATCGCCGCGAATCTTGCCCGGAATTTTTTACGGTGGAAACGCCGGCACAAATCTTATGTCTGTCCCGGTAAGGAACCTAACATGGGTTCCTCCAGCGTTGAGGAGATCATAGACGAAACGCCTTCGCCCCGGGAACAACTCCACCATAACGAACGGGAGAAGGCCATTCGCGACGCCGTGCTAGCACTCCCCCCGGCAATGCGCGTTGTTCTGGTCCTTTTTGAATACGAGGATCTTTCCTACCAACAGATCGCGCAGATTCTTGGGATGAGTACCAAGGGAGTGGAGTGTCGCCTG
- a CDS encoding efflux RND transporter periplasmic adaptor subunit codes for MRRPKKGLRLWDGRFLCLTLLVIAPIARASSESTSDAQPSYYTCTMHPSVRSPKPGKCPICGMDLVPVFTSMAPSASRPSSKESSSVPKEVAGTVWISPERLQVIGVRFAPVVRRHLHRVLSAPGLVTVAEPLLYDINVKAAPGYVLKLYANYVGQFVKKGEILATILAEGWVDAQVRYVRAYRAWRRSVLFPMNNPVLLEQAFERVRNQIRVWDLSEEDLRELEKKAWAISEIDLQTGHGFRPTFDLKAPVTGHIHEKRVVEGQRFEAGQTLLRIADLSRVWVEAQFPEDQGRWLRPGESFTLTFPALPGESRKARLDFIYPHLPEETRDFRVRFVLSNPGHRLRPGMYAEAHGQFDYGTALAVPASAVVPTGDKFFVFVDRGGGHLEPKAIEVEGPFEDFYLVRKGQLEPGEQVVVSANYLVDAEAQVQGVLRSWELSGEKEKKGEPESRPPEDRSGQMRGMPGMPMHRH; via the coding sequence ATGAGGCGACCCAAGAAGGGGCTGAGACTCTGGGATGGACGATTTCTTTGCCTGACACTCCTTGTCATTGCCCCTATAGCCAGGGCTAGCTCTGAGTCTACTTCGGACGCCCAGCCCAGCTACTACACCTGTACCATGCATCCAAGTGTTCGTTCCCCGAAGCCGGGCAAGTGCCCGATTTGTGGAATGGACCTCGTCCCCGTTTTTACGTCAATGGCGCCATCGGCGAGCCGTCCTTCCTCTAAAGAATCTTCGTCCGTTCCCAAAGAAGTGGCGGGCACGGTGTGGATTTCTCCGGAACGACTTCAAGTCATTGGCGTGCGATTCGCCCCGGTTGTGCGTCGACACTTGCATCGCGTTCTTTCGGCTCCAGGTTTGGTCACGGTAGCCGAACCGCTTCTTTATGATATTAACGTAAAGGCCGCACCCGGATACGTTCTCAAGCTCTACGCCAACTACGTAGGACAATTTGTGAAAAAAGGGGAGATTTTGGCCACCATCCTTGCGGAAGGTTGGGTGGACGCTCAGGTTCGTTACGTTCGCGCCTATCGCGCCTGGCGGAGAAGCGTCCTTTTTCCGATGAATAATCCTGTCCTTTTGGAGCAAGCGTTTGAAAGGGTACGCAACCAGATACGCGTGTGGGATCTTTCGGAAGAGGATCTTCGAGAACTGGAAAAGAAAGCGTGGGCGATTTCAGAAATCGACCTTCAGACCGGCCATGGATTCCGGCCGACGTTTGATCTTAAGGCTCCGGTTACCGGGCACATCCATGAGAAGCGCGTAGTGGAGGGTCAACGATTTGAGGCGGGCCAAACGCTTTTGCGAATTGCTGATCTTTCAAGGGTTTGGGTCGAGGCTCAGTTTCCTGAAGATCAAGGGCGTTGGCTGCGGCCGGGGGAATCGTTCACGTTGACTTTCCCGGCATTACCGGGCGAATCAAGGAAAGCTAGACTTGACTTTATCTATCCCCACTTGCCCGAAGAGACGCGGGATTTTCGAGTTCGTTTTGTTCTTTCCAATCCCGGCCACCGGCTTCGTCCCGGAATGTATGCCGAAGCCCATGGACAATTCGATTATGGGACAGCACTGGCTGTTCCTGCCAGTGCGGTCGTCCCGACGGGGGACAAATTCTTTGTCTTTGTCGACCGTGGCGGAGGGCACCTAGAACCCAAGGCCATTGAGGTAGAGGGACCTTTTGAGGATTTTTACCTGGTTCGCAAAGGACAACTTGAGCCCGGGGAACAGGTCGTCGTTTCGGCCAATTATCTCGTGGATGCGGAAGCCCAGGTGCAAGGAGTCCTTCGGAGTTGGGAACTTTCTGGAGAAAAGGAAAAAAAAGGGGAACCAGAGTCTCGTCCTCCGGAGGATCGTTCCGGTCAGATGCGCGGCATGCCTGGCATGCCGATGCACCGTCACTAA
- a CDS encoding efflux RND transporter permease subunit encodes MVNPETWIKSSVRNPVLVVLGTLLLLGLGAFAMLRVPVDAIPDLSDVQVIIYTEWPGRSPDLVEDQVTYPISTRLIGAPRVRWVRGESTFGKSFVYVIFEDGTDLYWARSRVLEYLAGLLGNLPPGVQPRLGPDATSVGWVFEYALVDETGRHTLAELRSFQDWTLRFALNSVPGVAEVASVGGYVIEYQVQLDPKKLSVYGVSLLEVVEAIQNGNRDVGGGTFEVNTTEQILRGRGYFRSLRDMGKTVVKVTPNGVPVRVEDLGYLTLGPAPRRGAAELDGKGECVGGIIIMRQGENALRVIDGVRKKIRELEPSFPSGVKLVPVYDRSELIQRAIHTLSRKLVEESVIVVGVCALFLWHFRSALVVILFLPAAIVLSFLPFSFFDLNANIMSLGGIAIAIGAMVDAGIVMVEAAHKEIEREAEGTGGLTEAKRKEAILIAAQRVGRPLFFSLLVLTVSFLPILGLEAQEGRLFRPLALTKTFSMLFASLLSVTLVPVLMQALIRGRIRPETQNPISTVSQRLYLPIVRWVLAHPWATLGMAASILASAYFPITHLGAEFMPPLDEGTLLYMPTGIPGIALPEATRILQIQDEILRTFPEVDHVFGKVGAAETSTDPAPLSMVETLVSLKPKSQWRPGMTWNKLLAEMDQRLRFPGMANIFWMPIQTRLQMLTTGMRSVLGIKIFGDDWRVLDRLGTEIEQTLSAFPKTRSVYSERLSGGRFLDVELDRDALARFGLSVEDVQKTLEYAFGGNPVTTMVLGRERYPVTVRVVRSFRDYPERIGELWIPTRQPKPLLPPKNGMEGQEEGAQGGGWTNRVNLSLLARLKFRSGPPSLRSENGKLVNFVFVDTEDPDLVGYVQKASQRIAQTVSFPPGYYVQWSGNFEYYQRAKERLSLLIPIVIFVIFFLLYTNTGSLVESGLVLLAVPFSLVGAFWLLFFLHFNLSVAVAVGLIALAGLDAETGVVMLLYLEEAYRMRIQKGLMRCSDDLREAILEGAAGRLRPKLMTVCTILFGLLPILWETQTGGDVMKRVAAPMVGGVLTSAVLELLVYPVLYWIWRRPSVRSRTPSALVVAPVRASRQGET; translated from the coding sequence ATGGTGAATCCGGAAACGTGGATCAAAAGCTCGGTTCGGAACCCCGTTCTCGTCGTTTTGGGTACCTTGCTTTTGCTTGGGCTCGGTGCGTTTGCGATGCTCCGGGTTCCTGTGGACGCGATCCCGGATCTTTCCGATGTTCAGGTCATTATCTATACCGAGTGGCCTGGGCGAAGCCCAGACCTGGTAGAAGACCAAGTTACCTATCCCATTTCCACGCGACTCATTGGTGCACCACGAGTGCGCTGGGTGAGGGGAGAGTCCACCTTTGGAAAATCCTTTGTCTACGTGATTTTTGAGGATGGAACTGATCTCTACTGGGCGCGAAGCCGGGTGCTTGAGTACCTCGCCGGTCTATTAGGAAATTTGCCCCCCGGGGTCCAGCCTCGTCTAGGACCGGATGCAACCAGTGTGGGATGGGTGTTTGAGTACGCTTTGGTCGATGAGACGGGGCGTCATACTCTTGCGGAACTGCGCTCGTTCCAGGACTGGACCTTGCGCTTTGCTCTCAATTCAGTCCCGGGAGTCGCAGAGGTCGCCTCGGTGGGTGGCTACGTGATCGAATACCAGGTTCAGCTGGATCCCAAAAAGCTTTCCGTCTATGGGGTTTCGCTTCTGGAAGTGGTAGAGGCGATTCAAAACGGTAATCGGGATGTGGGGGGAGGGACCTTCGAGGTCAATACCACAGAGCAAATCCTTCGAGGTCGCGGGTACTTTCGGTCCTTGCGGGATATGGGAAAAACGGTAGTCAAAGTGACTCCCAATGGGGTTCCCGTCCGGGTAGAGGATTTAGGGTACCTGACCTTGGGACCCGCTCCCCGGCGCGGCGCGGCAGAGCTCGACGGCAAAGGCGAGTGCGTGGGTGGAATTATCATCATGCGCCAGGGAGAGAATGCGTTACGGGTCATTGATGGGGTGCGAAAAAAAATCCGTGAATTAGAACCGTCTTTTCCGTCCGGGGTCAAACTTGTCCCAGTGTACGATCGCTCTGAGCTCATTCAGCGGGCCATCCACACGCTCAGCCGCAAGCTTGTGGAGGAAAGCGTTATTGTCGTTGGTGTGTGCGCGCTTTTTCTCTGGCACTTTCGCAGCGCTCTGGTAGTCATCCTTTTTCTTCCCGCGGCCATCGTTCTATCCTTTCTCCCTTTTTCTTTCTTCGATCTTAACGCCAACATCATGTCGTTAGGTGGCATTGCCATTGCCATTGGTGCGATGGTGGACGCCGGCATCGTCATGGTCGAGGCAGCTCACAAGGAGATCGAAAGAGAGGCCGAGGGTACCGGGGGCCTTACGGAGGCAAAGCGAAAAGAAGCCATTCTCATAGCGGCCCAACGCGTCGGCCGGCCTCTTTTCTTTTCCCTGTTGGTGCTGACCGTGTCGTTTCTCCCCATTTTAGGTCTAGAGGCTCAAGAGGGTCGTCTCTTCCGGCCGCTCGCTCTTACCAAGACCTTTTCGATGCTCTTTGCCTCTCTTCTCTCGGTAACCTTGGTTCCGGTACTCATGCAGGCGCTCATTCGTGGCAGGATTCGCCCGGAAACGCAAAACCCGATCTCGACGGTGTCGCAACGGCTCTACCTACCAATCGTTCGTTGGGTTCTTGCACATCCATGGGCAACGTTGGGAATGGCTGCCTCCATTTTGGCTTCTGCGTACTTTCCTATTACCCACTTAGGAGCGGAGTTCATGCCTCCGCTAGATGAGGGTACCCTTCTGTACATGCCTACGGGGATTCCGGGGATTGCGTTGCCAGAAGCCACGCGAATTCTCCAGATCCAGGATGAAATCCTCCGAACATTTCCTGAAGTGGATCATGTGTTTGGTAAAGTAGGGGCGGCAGAGACGTCAACCGATCCGGCTCCTCTCTCCATGGTAGAGACCCTTGTTTCGTTGAAGCCCAAAAGCCAGTGGAGACCAGGTATGACATGGAACAAACTCCTAGCGGAAATGGACCAAAGACTTCGCTTTCCGGGCATGGCCAATATTTTTTGGATGCCGATTCAGACCCGCCTTCAAATGCTGACCACGGGCATGCGTTCTGTTCTCGGCATTAAAATCTTTGGCGATGACTGGCGTGTTCTGGACCGGCTTGGCACGGAAATCGAACAAACCCTATCCGCCTTCCCAAAAACCCGAAGCGTTTATTCCGAGCGTTTGTCGGGCGGCAGATTCCTCGATGTAGAGTTGGATCGCGATGCCTTGGCACGGTTCGGCCTCTCCGTGGAAGACGTGCAAAAAACGCTCGAATACGCCTTCGGAGGGAATCCCGTCACGACCATGGTGCTAGGCAGGGAGCGTTACCCTGTGACGGTACGAGTGGTCCGCAGTTTCCGAGATTATCCCGAGCGGATCGGAGAACTTTGGATTCCGACTCGCCAGCCAAAACCCTTGCTCCCCCCGAAAAATGGGATGGAGGGCCAGGAAGAGGGAGCACAGGGAGGAGGCTGGACGAACCGCGTCAACCTCTCTCTCCTTGCACGCCTCAAGTTTCGGTCAGGCCCACCGTCCCTCCGCAGCGAAAATGGAAAGCTTGTAAACTTTGTTTTTGTCGACACGGAGGATCCGGATCTAGTAGGTTATGTCCAAAAGGCATCCCAGAGGATTGCACAAACCGTCTCCTTTCCCCCGGGTTATTACGTCCAGTGGTCGGGAAACTTCGAATATTACCAGCGCGCAAAGGAACGGCTTTCCCTCCTCATTCCTATTGTTATTTTTGTTATTTTTTTCCTTCTGTATACCAATACCGGTTCTCTAGTGGAATCAGGCCTGGTCCTTTTGGCCGTCCCTTTCTCTTTGGTAGGGGCGTTCTGGCTTCTTTTTTTCCTCCACTTCAACTTGAGTGTTGCTGTAGCCGTGGGACTGATTGCGTTGGCTGGACTGGACGCAGAAACGGGAGTGGTCATGCTCTTATATCTTGAGGAAGCCTACCGGATGCGCATCCAAAAAGGGCTGATGCGTTGCAGTGACGATCTTCGAGAGGCGATACTCGAAGGCGCGGCAGGCCGGCTCCGGCCGAAGCTTATGACCGTTTGCACAATCCTTTTTGGTTTACTCCCGATCCTTTGGGAAACACAGACTGGAGGAGATGTGATGAAGCGAGTAGCAGCTCCCATGGTAGGGGGAGTTCTCACCTCTGCGGTGCTTGAGCTTTTGGTTTATCCTGTCCTCTACTGGATATGGCGAAGACCCTCGGTACGTTCCCGTACCCCTTCGGCTTTGGTCGTCGCTCCAGTCAGAGCCTCCCGTCAGGGGGAGACCTAG
- a CDS encoding glycosyltransferase family 4 protein, which produces MHKIVLVTHEFHPFCGGVATYCEELARAFARMGQPIEVWTLGQPQEGPGALPVQIRRFGGRPSLRIQDLARLLWGVKTEAPRKPAETLWILASYGAQLVWLWSLRLGWVPRNSLWIPIFHGSELLRYRRKPRWHALWQQIPRPVSVGVVSRFVKNLFEATFPKLSTPNQVLWVPGAPRHEMRKLAESSALFEIPDENPYVVLTVGRLHPRKGHLEVAQALGRLPPVLKEKTTYLVAGPAQQDSLRSLQALCQKTCVNFHYLGKVSPEDLATIYRRCQVFAMASRQLGMSVEGLGLVYLEAGLWGKPSVGYRTGGVEDAILHEQTGLLVPEGNVEKLANALERLLSSPSLRQKLGAQARKHALQFSWEKTGEALLCALQPKPSRF; this is translated from the coding sequence TTGCATAAAATTGTTCTCGTAACTCATGAGTTCCACCCCTTCTGCGGTGGAGTAGCGACCTATTGTGAGGAGCTTGCCCGGGCGTTTGCCCGGATGGGGCAGCCCATTGAAGTTTGGACGCTAGGACAGCCTCAAGAAGGACCTGGGGCTCTGCCAGTCCAGATTCGCCGTTTCGGTGGACGTCCCAGTTTAAGGATCCAAGATCTTGCCCGCTTGCTTTGGGGTGTGAAGACGGAAGCTCCCCGGAAGCCCGCGGAAACTCTTTGGATCCTCGCAAGCTACGGTGCTCAGCTCGTTTGGCTTTGGTCGCTCCGGCTGGGTTGGGTTCCACGAAACTCCCTTTGGATTCCGATTTTTCACGGGTCTGAGCTTTTGCGCTACCGCCGAAAGCCTCGATGGCATGCGCTCTGGCAACAGATCCCTCGCCCCGTTTCTGTAGGCGTCGTTTCTCGCTTCGTGAAGAATCTTTTTGAGGCGACGTTCCCGAAGCTATCGACTCCCAACCAAGTTCTCTGGGTCCCCGGAGCCCCCAGGCATGAGATGCGCAAGCTAGCGGAGTCGTCAGCCCTGTTCGAGATACCAGACGAGAACCCCTACGTTGTCTTAACCGTAGGTCGGCTTCATCCCCGTAAGGGCCACCTGGAAGTCGCCCAAGCCCTGGGTCGCCTTCCGCCAGTTCTCAAAGAAAAAACGACCTACCTTGTAGCTGGCCCTGCTCAACAAGATTCCTTGCGCTCCCTCCAAGCGTTGTGTCAGAAAACCTGTGTCAACTTTCACTACCTTGGGAAAGTTTCCCCGGAGGACCTCGCCACAATTTACCGGCGGTGTCAGGTTTTTGCGATGGCGAGTCGACAACTTGGCATGAGCGTCGAGGGATTGGGGCTCGTTTACCTGGAAGCGGGACTCTGGGGCAAACCGTCGGTCGGATATCGAACCGGAGGAGTAGAAGACGCGATCCTTCACGAACAAACCGGCCTTCTTGTTCCAGAAGGGAACGTGGAAAAGCTCGCCAACGCCTTGGAAAGACTGCTTAGCTCCCCGTCTCTCCGACAAAAGCTCGGAGCCCAGGCGCGAAAGCATGCCCTCCAGTTTTCCTGGGAAAAAACGGGCGAAGCGCTTCTCTGTGCTCTCCAGCCCAAACCGTCCCGCTTTTAA
- a CDS encoding phosphopantetheine-binding protein has protein sequence MADPLSEQELEQIRTSLKRCSPETVEAVLRFRQMGDLSGVPIAIRGILQRYLPPENKVDLSRADRNLRLVEDLGIDSLTMLEVVLTIEESLGIRVEDAELRNLRTLGDVDRFLEQKLSGAGAEGKGQRLSREEIALVLPQQPPFLFLDEALVEGERVEARYLLKGDEFFFEGHFKNRPLTPASIVFEAAGQAACLWLLQCGPGRVGRAIGGHELLFLSVEEAHFYRQTAPKALLEIQATLVRLRPPVAVFSAVVSAGGERVARMERLTLAFGESPGLGKDEGNEALGPQATDPSAS, from the coding sequence ATGGCCGATCCATTGAGCGAACAGGAACTAGAACAGATTCGCACATCCCTCAAGCGGTGCAGCCCCGAAACAGTGGAAGCGGTGCTGCGATTCCGTCAAATGGGTGACCTTAGCGGCGTTCCGATTGCGATCCGGGGAATCTTGCAGCGTTACCTGCCCCCGGAAAACAAGGTGGATTTAAGTCGTGCGGACCGGAATTTGCGACTGGTGGAAGACTTAGGGATCGATTCTCTCACGATGCTGGAAGTTGTGCTCACGATAGAAGAATCGCTAGGCATTCGTGTGGAGGATGCCGAGCTAAGAAACTTGCGGACGCTCGGTGATGTGGACCGGTTTTTGGAACAAAAACTTTCTGGGGCCGGTGCGGAGGGCAAGGGGCAGAGGCTTTCCCGAGAGGAAATCGCTCTGGTTTTACCCCAGCAACCTCCTTTCCTTTTTCTGGACGAAGCCCTTGTGGAGGGGGAGCGGGTGGAGGCTCGGTACTTGCTCAAAGGGGATGAGTTTTTCTTTGAGGGGCATTTTAAGAATCGACCGTTAACCCCGGCTTCGATCGTCTTTGAAGCAGCCGGGCAGGCCGCTTGCCTGTGGCTCCTCCAGTGCGGGCCTGGGCGTGTAGGCCGGGCCATCGGAGGTCATGAACTTTTGTTTCTTTCGGTGGAGGAGGCCCATTTCTATCGCCAAACAGCACCCAAGGCGCTACTGGAAATCCAAGCTACGCTTGTGCGACTCCGCCCTCCCGTGGCGGTTTTTTCAGCTGTCGTCTCGGCAGGTGGAGAACGGGTGGCGCGTATGGAAAGACTGACCCTAGCTTTTGGGGAATCTCCGGGTCTAGGGAAGGACGAGGGTAATGAGGCCCTCGGTCCCCAAGCTACTGACCCGTCAGCTAGCTAA
- a CDS encoding beta-ketoacyl-[acyl-carrier-protein] synthase family protein has product MRPSVPKLLTRQLAKQGSVVGGGEAFLRKPMRTPTMRRVVVTGLGFITSIGNDRSTVERSLREGIHGIERWPEFENPQIPVKLLGSIKGFEFPSLDCDDWVYPKRYRISRALLRSMPPHGVFAYCAFVQAVEDAQLPKELISHPRTGAVCASGGSMWISYHNLHTMVTRGVQHCYPLAMVASIAGTLNINIAAAFGIKGALQGFCTACASSAHATGAAFELIRSGKQDIAFVVGGEDCNLFSSLPFAGIRALSTQSDPEKSPAPFDRSRDGFVASGGSTVVVLEELEHALQRGAPIYAEVLGWGEASDGYNVMAPEPNGEGLARAMLLALADAGITDPSQVDYINAHATGTYPGDLAEARAIRKVFGSSRLPMVSSTKGLTGHALSLSGVMEVAFCCLCLAKKFVPASAKLEQPDDECALLPLVRKTTPIEPRIVMSNSSGFGGSNVSIVLGAWPR; this is encoded by the coding sequence ATGAGGCCCTCGGTCCCCAAGCTACTGACCCGTCAGCTAGCTAAGCAGGGTTCAGTAGTGGGCGGAGGGGAAGCTTTTCTGCGAAAGCCTATGCGAACCCCCACCATGCGAAGAGTGGTAGTAACGGGGCTCGGGTTTATTACCAGTATCGGGAACGACCGGTCCACGGTGGAGCGAAGCCTTCGGGAAGGGATTCACGGGATCGAACGCTGGCCAGAGTTTGAGAACCCGCAAATCCCGGTGAAATTGTTAGGATCGATCAAGGGGTTTGAGTTTCCCTCTCTAGACTGTGACGACTGGGTTTATCCTAAGCGCTATCGGATTTCAAGAGCGCTTCTTCGTTCCATGCCTCCCCACGGCGTTTTTGCCTATTGTGCTTTTGTCCAGGCGGTAGAGGATGCCCAGCTTCCGAAAGAATTGATTTCCCATCCGCGCACAGGTGCTGTGTGTGCCTCGGGTGGGTCCATGTGGATCAGCTATCACAATCTCCATACCATGGTAACGCGTGGCGTGCAGCACTGTTACCCCTTGGCAATGGTGGCTAGCATTGCGGGGACACTGAACATCAATATCGCGGCTGCCTTCGGGATCAAAGGAGCCCTGCAAGGTTTTTGCACCGCGTGTGCATCGAGCGCTCACGCGACGGGCGCGGCGTTTGAACTCATTCGCTCAGGCAAGCAAGACATCGCCTTTGTCGTTGGGGGTGAAGACTGTAATCTCTTTTCCAGCCTTCCTTTTGCCGGGATTCGTGCTCTGAGTACCCAGTCGGATCCGGAGAAAAGCCCAGCTCCCTTCGATCGCTCTCGGGATGGGTTTGTGGCAAGCGGTGGGAGCACGGTTGTTGTTCTGGAAGAACTGGAGCATGCTCTCCAGCGGGGAGCACCGATCTATGCGGAAGTTCTCGGATGGGGAGAAGCAAGCGATGGGTACAATGTCATGGCTCCCGAACCCAATGGGGAAGGGTTAGCCCGGGCGATGCTTTTGGCTCTTGCCGATGCGGGAATCACAGATCCTTCTCAAGTGGACTATATTAACGCGCATGCTACCGGGACCTATCCGGGAGATCTCGCAGAAGCGCGTGCCATTCGAAAGGTTTTTGGTTCTTCTCGTCTCCCTATGGTTAGCAGTACCAAGGGATTAACTGGGCATGCGCTCTCCCTTTCCGGGGTGATGGAAGTTGCCTTTTGTTGCCTCTGTCTAGCCAAAAAATTTGTTCCGGCATCGGCAAAACTCGAGCAACCGGACGACGAGTGTGCTCTTCTCCCCCTGGTTCGAAAGACCACTCCGATTGAGCCTCGGATCGTTATGAGTAACTCTTCCGGTTTTGGGGGCTCTAACGTGAGTATTGTCCTTGGGGCGTGGCCCCGGTAG
- a CDS encoding SDR family NAD(P)-dependent oxidoreductase: MAPVGEWFVPNPCAMTKTVFLTGASRGIGYEIAQALLANGYEVWGTSRHPEYLFQKEHFHPVRLDLEDPEQLREAFQQAEAESGGFEVLINNAGLGLAGPIECFSPELLDRQYRVLLRGPWELVRMALPGMRKRGRGTIINVSSLAARFPVPFMGPYSVFKAGLSNLSLSLRLELAGTNIRVIDFQPGDLRTSMRSATRRLEGSELDPYQPWFDRVWDITGKRFEESPGPRLAAECLMAVLESPNPPPVVTVGTFFQARLGPLLARLAPPGWVEWFLRRYYGLP, translated from the coding sequence GTGGCCCCGGTAGGAGAGTGGTTTGTCCCCAACCCGTGCGCGATGACCAAGACAGTGTTTCTAACAGGAGCTAGTCGAGGAATCGGATATGAAATTGCGCAGGCACTCCTTGCCAACGGCTATGAAGTATGGGGGACATCGCGTCATCCGGAATACCTCTTTCAAAAGGAACACTTTCATCCCGTCCGGCTTGACCTCGAGGATCCGGAGCAGTTACGGGAGGCATTCCAGCAAGCAGAGGCCGAGTCAGGCGGATTTGAGGTTCTTATCAATAATGCAGGCTTGGGACTGGCCGGGCCAATCGAGTGTTTTAGCCCGGAGCTTTTGGATCGGCAATACCGGGTTCTTTTGCGGGGTCCATGGGAGCTAGTTCGCATGGCCCTGCCTGGGATGCGCAAGCGTGGTAGGGGGACGATTATCAATGTAAGCTCGCTGGCAGCACGCTTCCCCGTGCCCTTTATGGGCCCATATAGTGTGTTTAAAGCAGGTCTTTCTAACCTTTCGCTTTCTTTGCGGCTGGAGCTAGCCGGCACCAATATCCGGGTGATCGATTTTCAGCCAGGAGATCTTCGGACCAGTATGCGAAGCGCTACACGGCGGTTGGAAGGATCGGAGCTTGATCCCTACCAGCCCTGGTTTGATCGGGTATGGGACATTACGGGCAAAAGGTTTGAGGAGTCTCCGGGACCTCGACTCGCCGCGGAATGCTTAATGGCGGTCCTGGAATCTCCTAACCCGCCTCCCGTAGTTACTGTCGGCACCTTCTTTCAAGCCCGGTTAGGTCCCCTTTTGGCACGGCTGGCTCCCCCAGGATGGGTTGAGTGGTTTTTGCGGCGTTACTACGGGCTACCTTAG
- the atpC gene encoding ATP synthase F1 subunit epsilon yields MDVIILRVITPEGEIFSGQVSRVSLPGAEGQMEILPGHTALFVKLGPGEVRLQRPKGDFHFLVTGEGFAQITAQEVSLLVDVAVADESLLKEGLALVEQGAIDRLTQLDADNQEITAVQAAIARLAFELRERKTAKRRAGS; encoded by the coding sequence GTGGACGTGATTATTCTTAGGGTCATCACCCCAGAAGGAGAGATCTTTTCTGGGCAGGTGAGTCGAGTTTCCTTGCCGGGTGCGGAAGGTCAGATGGAGATCCTTCCCGGGCATACAGCCCTATTTGTAAAGTTGGGTCCAGGTGAAGTTCGGCTCCAAAGGCCAAAGGGAGATTTCCACTTTCTTGTTACCGGAGAGGGATTCGCTCAGATCACAGCGCAAGAGGTTTCACTTTTAGTCGACGTTGCCGTTGCAGACGAAAGCCTTTTAAAAGAAGGCCTTGCCCTCGTTGAGCAAGGGGCCATTGACAGGTTAACCCAGCTGGATGCCGACAACCAAGAAATAACAGCGGTTCAGGCTGCCATAGCCCGTCTTGCTTTCGAACTTCGGGAAAGAAAAACGGCGAAACGTCGAGCCGGGTCTTAG